Within the Dehalococcoidia bacterium genome, the region CGCCGACGCCTGGTCGCTCGGCCTTGATGACGTCGGCGCCATAAGTCGGAGAGGAGGCGCGTACACCAGGGGCCGGCCACTCCAGACGTCAGATCGAGTATTCGGACATCCTGGAGCGGACCGGCCACCGGCGTTGCGATCTAGCTCGACTTAGCTCGAGGACTTCTTCGCTGCGCGCTTGCGAGCGCCCTTCTTGGNNNNNNNNNNNNNNNNNNNNNNNNNNNNNNNNNNNNNNNNNNNNNNNNNNNNNNNNNNNNNNNNNNNNNNNNNNNNNNNNNNNNNNNNNNNNNNNNNNNNCGGCGGACTTGCGTGCGGTCTTCTTGGCGGCGGTCTTGCGTCCGCCCTTCTTGGCGGCGGACTTGCGTGCGGTCTTCTTGGCGGCGGTCTTGCGTCCGCCCTTCTTGGCAGCGGACTTGCGCGCGGTCTTCTTGGCGGCGGTCTTGCGGCCGCCCTTCTTTGCCGCAGCCTTTCGGATGGACTTCTTCGCGGCCTTCTTGGCCGGCGACTTCTTCGCGGCGGCCTTCTTCGCCGAGCGCTTGCGGGTGGCCTTGCGCGCAGACTTCTTCGCCGGCGCCATCGGCATCGCCATCGGTTCTTCCATGGCTGGCGAATCCCACGTCATCTGCGACGATGGCGTTTCCAACGTCATTGGTTCCGACATATAGAGACTCCTTTCCTCCTTTGACAAGGTGCCCTCAGAACGGTGGGGCGTCATGTTGTGAGACCCGCAGTCGTCCAGCGGGCCGGGTTCCTGATCAAGATGGGCGCGCGCCGCGGCGCCACGCCCGTCGCCGTACGCCATTATCGTACGCCCGTGCGTCAAGTCGAACGATCGCCGGGTCTGCGTGCTCATGCCGTCGCGCGGTGTCGTGCGAGGTGCGAAGGTGCGCGGTGATGAAGGCCATGCGTCGCTGTCATGCGGAGTGCCACTGCCCCGCGGTGCGCCCGACGGCGGGAGTCCTCTATGAGGTCGGCGCTAATGCTAACAGAGTGCCGCGTCATATGGAACGAGGAAAATCATCTTGCGCGGGACTTCTTGCTGGCGGCTATACTCAGCCAACTTTTCCAGGGGCGAGATGATGATGATCCACAGGACGGCTTCCGGCCCCGCGACGGCGGCGGGCAGCGCGAAGATCGCAGCGTTCTCGATCGCCGCTGCGGCAGCCGCGCGGGCCAACTTTCGTCGACGACCCTGAGCAGGATCACCGCTACCGAGCGAAAGCGGCCCACCCGATGAGGTGGGCTTTGTTGTTGGAGGGACAGGCATGATCGAGGGGACGACCGTCAACCTTCGCGCGCCCGACATGAGCGATCTGGAGCGCAATCATCGCTGGATCAACGACCGTGAAGTCGCCCGATACCTCGGCGGGCAGGCGCGCTACCTGATGTCGATGGCGGCCGAAGAGGCGTGGATGCGCGGCGTCTGCGAACAGCTCCAGTCATACGACCGCGTGTTCTTGGCGATCGAGACGAAGGACGGCCGGCACATCGGCAACACGAATTTTTTCGGCGCGATTCCCGAGCAGCGCCGCGCCGAGCTCGGCATCATGATCGGTGAGAAGGAATGCTGGTCGCAGGGCTTCGGCACGGATGCGCTGCGGACGCTCGTGCGATTCGGGTTCGACGAGATGAACTTCAACCGCATCGTGCTGCAGGTGTTCAGTTACAACCCGCGCGCGATCGCATGCTACCGAAAGCTCGGTTTCGTGGAGGAGGTGCGGATGCGCCAGGATATGTGGCACGAGGGCGCCTACCACGACACCATCGTCATGGGGCTGCTGCGCGACGAGTACTTCGCGCGCGACAAGGAGCCGGCGCGATGATCGAAGGCAAGCTCATCAACCTCCGCGCCATCGATCTCAGCGACGTCGATCGATACCTGGCTTGGTTCAACGACCCGGAGGTCACGCGCTATCTGCAGAGGCGGTATCAGATGTCCCGGCTGGCGGAGGAGACCTGGCTCCGTGAGCGCGGCACGCAGCAGATGTCCTACGGCTCGGGCGGCAACTTCGCGATCGAGACCAAGGACGGCGTGCATATCGGCAGCGTCGGCTTTCACTACGTGAATCCGGAGAACCGCAAGGCGACGCTCGGCATCACGATCGGCGACAAGGAGTACTGGTCGAAGGGCTACGGCACCGACGCGATGCTCACGATGCTCCGCTTCGGATTCGAGGAGATGAACCTCCGGCGGATCGACCTCAGCGTCGACGAGGACAACGAGCGGGCGATCGCCTGCTACCGCAGGTGCGGCTTCGTCGAGGAGGGGCGGCTGCGGGAGGAGCGCTACTCGCGCGGCACCTACCGCGACCAACTCTGGATGGGGGTGTTGCGCGAGGAGTTCCACTCGCTGCATGGGGTTGGAAGCGAGACGCGGGAGGAATAGGGGAGACCCATGGCCACGGCCATGACCGCCCTAAGTTCCCGCGGCTACCGTCTCGCCGGTGTGTTTTCTGGTCATTCTTCTTGCGGGCCGCTGGGCAAGATAGGTTCGAGGAGCTCCGGGCGTGGATCCTTCACAAACCCGACCCAAGGTCCGGCCAGCCACACCAACCAGGGTTCAGCGGTCTCCCCAACGATTAGATGACACCTACGTCCATCCGCCGTAGCGGCCACGAATCGTTTCGCCGGAGAGTCGCGGCTCCACCACGCTGTCTCCATTTTCATCCCGGATGATCCAACCAGTCTGATCCAATCTGCATCAGCCTCTGCCGTTGTCATGGCCAGCCATCGGGGCTGTGCTCTCACGAACACGCCGACCGCGCAACCGAAGCGACTACCCCTAGGGCGGCGCATGCCCACGGTTGAGACAGACATGGGAACTACGAGAAGTAGGGCTAGGGCAGCTGCTGCCACGAAGGCCAGAATCCCCGACGGCTGTGCGGCGTGCTCCTCCCCGTAGGCAACCAGCAGAAATACGCCCAGTAGGGAAGCCAACATCCAGCAGGCCACCCAGACTTGAGTCCGCATGCGAGGAGACCATCCAGACGACGGCTTCTGGTCCATCAGTCCTTGAGCTTCGCTTCCTGCTGGGAGCGCCGCTGCTGGTAGTCCTCCGTGCCGCGGCCGTCGCCGAACTTGCTGTCGCGCCATTCGAGCGCGGCCTTCAGTCCCCGCGTCATCGCCAGCCGCGCGAACTCCTTCACGGCCGGCGCCTGGTGAGCGCGACCATCGTTCTCCGCCGCCATGCGCTGGATGGTGCGCGCGCCCATCAGCTCGAGCGCGACGTTGACGATGCGCTTGTTCGGCGAGAGCAGTTCCACGTCGATCTTCTCCATCTTCGACGCGATCGCCTCGACCTCGGCTTCCAGCCGATCGGCGGGGACCGACTTCAGCACGAGCCCGATCTCGGCCGCCTTCCTGCCGTCGATGCTGTCGCCGGTAAGCAGCATGTACTTCGCCCACTGCGGGCCGACGAGATACGTCCACATGTGCGCAGGCGGCGAGCCCATGGCGCGGACCGGCGGAAATCCGATGACCGCATCATCCGCCACGACGACGAGGTCGCAGAGCAACGCCAGGTCGGTGCCGCCGGCCAGGCAGTAACCATGCACCTGCGCGATGACGGGCTTGTGGATCTCCCAGATCGCCATGCGTTCGCGCTGCTGGCGTTCGAGTTGCCAGATATCGTCGTCCATGGACGCCATGCCGCGATAGACGTTCGTGTAGGTCTCGTCCTTGTCGCCTTGGCGTGGCGGTGACTGCATGGGCGTCAGGTCGTAGCCGGCGCAGAACGCGCGCCCGGCCGCCTTCAGGATGATGACGTGGACATCGGCGTCGTTGTCGGCCTCCCAGAGCGCGCTGTTGACCTCGCGCTGAAGCTTCATCGAGAGCGCGTTGAGCTTTTCGGGGCGGTTGAGGGTGATGCGGGCCTTGCCGCCGTCCTTCTCGTAGAGGATCGTCTCGAATTCCATGGCGCCTCCGTTTCGTGGCTGAGGCTCGATGGTAGTCGCGTACGGCGAAAGAGGCCAGACCCGAGTCCGGCGCAGGGGCACGTTGCGTCCGTAGGGCGGCCGCTTGCGCATCCGCGCGGGCTGAAAGCCCGCGCTCGGCTTCAAAACCTTGAGGCGAGAGCGCTTGACAAACATTTGTTCTAGGGGGTAGAGTGCCCATCCAACCTAGAACAAACGTACTGAAACAGGAGTCCGGGGCCATGCCGGATGTCATCTTCGAAGAGATCGAGTGCAAGAGCGCCGTGAACCGCGTCGCCGCGGGGAACATGCCATTCCGCTGGACGCTCAACCCGTACCGGGGGTGCCAGCACGCCTGCACCTATTGCTTCGCGCGCGGAACGCACGAGTACCTGGGCTACGACAGCGGCCGCGATTTCGAGACGCGCGTCGTGGTGAAGGTGAACGCGCCGGAAATGCTCCGCAACGATCTCTCGCGCGAAAGCTGGCGGCGCGAACTCATCGCGGTCGGGACGGCGTGCGACCCGTACCAGCCGGCCGAGCTCAAGTACTCCCTCACGCATCGTCTGTTGAAAGTGCTGCGCGACGCCGCCAATCCGGCGAGCATCATCACGAAGTCGCCGTTCATCGTCCGCGACGCCGACGTGCTCGAGTCGCTCTCGCAGGTCGCCGAGCTAACGGTGAACTTCAGCATCTCGACGCTCGATGAAGAGATCTGGAAGCGCATCGAGCCGTCGACGGCGCGCCCGCAGAAGCGGCTCGAAGCGATGAACCTCCTCACGGAGCGGGGCGTCCGCTGCGGCGTGCTGCTGGCGCCGGTGCTTCCCGGCCTCACCGACGATCCGCAGAGTCTGGAGCAGGTGGTCGAGGCGGCGCGCGAACACGGTGCGTCGTTCGTGCACGACAACGTCCTGTACCTGAAGCCCGGCACGAAGGAATGGTTCATGCCCTTTCTCCGGGAGGCGTACCCGCACCTGTCGGAGCAATACGCGAAGTACTACCGGGGCGCCTACGCACCGAAGACGTACACCCAGGACGTGCATCGCACGGTGCAAGACCTGCGCAAGAAGTACGACCTGCTGACGCCGCGCCACGTGGCGCCGAGCGCCGGCCAGCTTCAGCTGGCGATGTGACGGGAGGCTCTTCATCCCGCTCCGGCTGAGGTGCGGGACGAGCGGTGGCGGGGCATGCGGCGCATCTGCGGGGAGGCGTCGCATGCCCCCGCTGCGAATCGGGTGATCCCATTAAGGGATATCCATCGCTGTTCTCTTTACGGGTTCTTAATCTGCCCTTAATTGCCGTTTACTCATGCGAGAGCGCCAACAGGCTACGCTCGTAACTGACGAGAATTGGTAGGAAAGAACGATAGCCGGCGACGGGTCAGCGCCGGATATGAACATGACTCCAGCCATCAACCTCCAACTGCTTCGACAGACTGACGCCTCCGCGGCTCGGATCCTGGCGCTTCCCGAGCGCATCGCCGCGACGATCTCAACGACCGACGGGCACCACATCTCGGGCGGGGTCATCGAGATCACGCAACGACGCGATGGCTGGTGGGGCAGCGTACGGCACCTCGACCGGCCGGGGGTCGTCGCGTCGATGTATTTCGCTGATGGCGTCCGCGAGGTCCTCGTCACGCTTGAAGACGGGCGGCACGGCATCGCTCGCATCACAAGTACGAGCTTCATCGCCGGCGCGCAGCGCGTGTGCGACGTGATAGGCCGCGGGATCCTTGCCTGACGTTTTGGGGGAACGCGTTGCCATAAGCGCCGCCCGCTTGGGCGGCGTTCTTCGTAGAATGTCGTCGTGAATCTTCGGGCTGGCTTGTGATCCATCTCTTCTTCGGCGAGGATGACTATCGCGTCCGAGGCGCCGTGCGCGAGCTGTGCGACCGGATCGCCGCGTCCGACGACATGCTCCAGAGCAATACGACCGTGCTGGACGGCCGGGAGACCTCACCGCAAGAACTGCTGTCGCACGCGACCGCCGTGCCGTTCCTGGCGTCGAACCGGCTGGTGATCGTCGAAGGCCTGCTCCGCGCGCTGGGCGAGATCAAAGGGGGCCGGCGCAAGAAGGTGAAAGACGACGACCCCATGGCGCCCTGGCGCGACGTCATCGTGACGCTTGGCGACAAGGCCGCCGTGCCGGAGACGACGACGCTCGTCTTCGTCGAAGGTGAATTGACCAAGACGAACGTCGCCTTCTCGATGATCGCCCCGATCGCAAGGGCGGTGGAGTTCGCGGCGCTCGGGAAGAATGAGCTCGCCCCGTGGATCGACGCCGAGGCGAAGCGTCGCGGCGTGAAGCTGGCGCCGCGGGCGATCACGGCCCTCGCGCAGCTCATCGGTCCTGACCTCTGGATGCTGTCGAACGAACTGGAAAAGCTTGGCGCGTATGCGGCAGGCGAGATCGTCGAGCAGGAGACGGTCGCGGAGTTGGTCAGCGCCGCCCGCGAGTCGCGTATCTGGGATCTGACGGACGCCGTCGTCGCGGGCGACGAGCGCAAGGCACTCGCCGCGCTCTCGCGCCTGCTCGTCGAGGGCCAGGCGGCGCCGATCCTGGCGTTTATGGTCGTGCGCCAGTTCCGGCAGATCGTGCTGGTGAAGGATCTGCGCGAGCGGCGCCTGCGCCAGGACGAAGTCGCTCGGCAGTCCGGCGTACCCGGCTTTCGCGTCGAGGCGGTAGGTGCGCTGGCATCGCGCTACTCGTGGCCGACGCTACGCGCGGCGTATGCGCTGCTGCTGGAGGCGGACCTCAGCGTCAAGCGCGGGCTGCAAGACGACGAGTCTTCGCTGCAACTGATGGTACACGAACTGTGCGCGCTCGCTCCACGCGCATCCGGGCGCCGAGCGCACTCGCGCTGAGGGGCTATCCCGTCTTGTCTGGACCGATTCGATGTACCGGCCCCGCTCGCGGCTAGGTGCTTACCGGGTGAAACATCGGGTTATAGCAGGCGACTGCGTGCCCGCCGGGCCCCGCCGCCAGCGCCGGCCAGGGCTGCGTGCGACACGCGACGACCGCCTTTGAGCAGCGTGGCAGGAACGCGCACTCGCCGCTGAGTTCGGCGAGGTCCGGCGGCGCGCCGCGGATCGGCTGCAGCGGCTGTCGCTCGTTATCGAGCCGCGGCCGCGCGGCGAGCAACGCCGACGTGTACGGATGCGTCGGCCGCGCGAAGACCTCGCGCACGTTCCCCTGCTCGACGATGCGTCCGGCGTACATCACGGCCATCTCGTCGGCCATCTGGGCGACGACGCCGAGGTCGTGGGTGATGAGGATAATCGAGGCGCCCAGGTTGCGTTTCAGTTCGTTCAACTCGCGCAGGATGCCGGCCTGCACGGTGACATCGAGCGCCGACGTCGGCTCATCGGCGATGATGATGTCGGGATGCAGCACGGTCGCGATGGCGATCATCACGCGCTGGCACATGCCGCCGGACAGCTGGAACGGATAGGAGTCCATCAGCCGGTCGACGTCGCTCAGTCCCTGGCGCCGCAGCGCCTCGGCGGCCATGCGCCGCGATTCGCGCTTCGGCACGCTCAGGTGCGTGCGGATCATCTCTTCGACCTGCGAGCCGATGTTGAGGACCGGATTGAGGCCGCTCTGGGGATCCTGGAAAATCATCGAGATGCGACGTCCGCGCACCGCGCGCAGTTCGCCGGCCGGCAGCGTGAGCACGTCCCGGCCATCGAAGAACACATGGCCGGACTCGATCGCGCCGGGCTTTGGCACGAGGTCCAGCGCCGCCAGGGCGATCGTGGTCTTGCCGCAGCCGCTCTCGCCGACGATCGCCAGCGTCTCGCCCCGCCGCAGCGTGAGGTCGACGCCATCGACGGCCTTTATGGTGCGTTCGCGTTCGTGGTAGTAGACGCGCACGTCTTCGATGCGGAGGATTTCGTCCATGGCGCCTCCGGGGCCGGTGTGGGTGCGATCCGAGTATAGCCAGCGAGACGAAAGCGGCGGAGCGCAGGCTCCGCCGCTGAGGAGTACTCCGTGGCTGCGCGCTAGTCGCGCTTGCCGATCGTGGCCAGCACCTTGCCCTGGATCTCGACGTTGTCGGCGGAAGTGAAGATCGGCTTCATGGTGCTGTTCGCCGGCTGCAGGCGCACGCGGTCGCCCTCGCGGTAGAACTTCTTGAGCGTGGCCTCGTTCTCCTGCCGTAGCCAGGCTGCCACCATGTCGCCATCGTCGCACGAACTTGTCTGCTCGAGGATGACGATGTCGCCGTCATTGACGAGCGCATCGATCATCGAGGTGCCGCGCACCCTCAGTGCGAAGACGTGCTCCTTGCCTTTCGTGAGATCTTCGGTCGCGTCGAAGACGGTGTCATAGTCGATCTGCTGCCAGGTGTCCGATGTCGGCACCGGGATCGGTTGTCCGGCGGCGATCGTGCCGATGATGGGCACCGGCACCGTGCGCGGACGCCGCGAGCCGCGGTCGAGCAGTTCGATGGCGCGGGAGACCTCGCGGTCGCGGCGGATGAAGCCCATCCGTTCGAGCGCCTTCAGGTTGTAGTCGACCACCGACGTGGAGCTGATGTCGCATCCGACCTGGATATCGCGGATGCTCGGCGGGTAATCATGCTCGTCGATGAACCGCCGCATGAACTCAAGGATGCCCTGCTGCTTGGCAGAGAGACCCTTCATGTAGCTCCTCCCGTTGCCGGTGATCATAATTCGGCAACCATCTGTTTCAAACGCCTGTTCTAGCTGGCAAATGTACGTGAGGTGGAACATCCTTGTCAAGCTTTTGGTGGAAGGCTGCGCTCAAAGGAAGGGGCACCGGAGGCTGGAGGTAGAGGATGGACGACGGCGATACGCGTAGACGCAGCGGCAAAAGCGGAAGCCCTCCGACGGCCGCTGGAAGAAGAAGCGCTGGAGGGTGAGGCGCGGGCAGACGGCGTTACGCGCGCAAGGGCAGGGCGGAAGCGTCCATAACCGCTTCAGAGATTAGCGCGCGAGGTCTTTCGGGATTTCCAGCATCCAGCCTCCAGCTTCCAGTGCCCGGACCGCGAGCGGGTGGCGGCTACGTCGCAACCTTGACACTCCAAATCGGGCGTTGATAGTATTCGGCGTTGCGTCCGAAGCAGACGCAGATTCACCGCGCCAGCTCACACAGGTCGGAAGACCCCAAAGTGACAACGGCCGGCACATAGTGGTCGCGGATCCGCCGTGGCGGACGGAGCGGCTACGCCGGACTGGCTCAGCAATAAGGCTTCGCGGCCTTTTGTGTGCCCTGAAGCAGAGCACGCCGGGCCGCTGGCTGACAGAAGTAGAAACGCAGGTATCACGGTGCCGACGATTAACCAGCTCGTGCGCAAGGGTCGCAAGAAGTCGACCAAGAAGACCAAGGCGCCCGCGCTTCGCTTTACCTATAACTCGCTGAAGAACCGCACCGTGCGCGGCAAGGGCTCGCCGCAGAAGCGCGGCGTCTGCACGCAGGTCCGCACGATGACGCCCAAGAAGCCGAACTCGGCGCTGCGGAAGATCGCCCGCGTGCGCCTCACGAATCACATCGAAGTGACCGCGTACATTCCGGGCGAGGGCCACTCGCTGCAGGAACACTCGGTGGTGCTGATCCGCGGCGGGCGCGTGAAGGATCTGCCTGGCGTGCGCTATCACATCATCCGCGGCGCCCTCGATGCGCAGGGCGTAGCGAATCGCAAGCGCGGCCGCAGCAAGTACGGCACCAGGAAGGCGTAGGCGGAGAGACAGATGCCGAGACGAGCGAAAGTCCCGAAGCGCGAGATCCTTCCTGACATGAAGTACGGCAGCCGCACCATCACCATGTTCGTCAACAAGGTCATGGAGCGCGGCAAGAAGAGTACCGCCGAACGCATCATGTACGACGCGCTCGAGCGGATCGAACAATCGACGCGGCGCAATCCGATGGACACGTTCGATGCCGCGCTTCGCAACGCGACGCCGACCATCGAAGTGAAGCCGCGACGCGTGGGCGGCGCCACGTACCAGGTGCCGGTGGATATCCGCGCGGAACGTCGCATGGCGCTCGCGATCCGCTGGCTTCTGCGCTCGGCGCGTTCCCGAGGCGGCCGCTCGATGGCGGAACGCCTGGCCGCCGAGTTGATGGACGCCGCGCAAGGGCAGGGCGCCACGATTAAGAAGAAGGACGATACCCACCGCATGGCGGAGGCGAACCGTGCCTTCGTGCACTATCGGTGGTAGGCGAGTACTGATCCGCTCTCGAAGCGGACACGCCGCCGGAGACGGGACCGTCACCGGCGGCAAACTTTGCCAGCCAGATCGCCGCGCACGCACCGGGCGCGACAAAACGGCTGGAGTAGCTAACGGCAGGACATGGCGAGAACAATACCAATCGAAAGAATTCGAAATATCGGCATCATCGCCCACATCGATGCGGGTAAGACGACGACGACCGAGCGCATCCTCTATTACACCGGCCGCACCTACAAAATCGGCGAGGTACACGAGGGCACGGCGGTGATGGACTGGATGGAACAGGAACGCGAACGCGGGATCACGATCACCGCCGCCGCGACGACTGCCGAGTGGAAAGATCACCAAATCAACATCATCGACACGCCCGGGCACGTCGACTTCACGGTCGAGGTCGAGCGCAGCCTGCGCGTGCTCGACGGCGGCTGCGTCGTGTTCGATGCGGTTGCCGGCGTCGAGCCGCAATCGGAGACCGTGTGGCGGCAGGCGGACAAGTATCGCGTGCCGCGCATCTGCTTCATCAACAAGATGGACCGCATGGGCGCGAACTACTGGCGCACCGTCGACATGATCGTCGAGCGCCTTGGCGCGCTGCCGATTCCGATCCAGATCCCGATGGGCGCCGAGGCCGGCTTCGCCGGCGTCATCGACCTGATCGAGATGAAGGCGTACGCGTTCACTGGCGAGCGCGACGATGCACCCGTAGCGGTCGAGGTCCCGGAAAAGTATCGGGACGAAGCCAAGCAATGGCACGACACGATGATCGAGAAGATCGGCGAGGTCGATGAGCAGACGATGATCAGCTTCATCGAAGGCCACGCGATCTCGACGCACGAGGTGCTGGCGGCGCTGCGCCGCGTGACGCTCGGCAACAAAGCGACGCCCGTGTTGTGCGGCAGTGCGCTGAAGAACAAGGGGGTGCAACTGCTCCTCGACGCGGTCGTGGAGTTTTTGCCGTCCCCGGACGACGTGCCGCCGATCGTGGCCATCGATCCCAAGACAGGCGACGAGGTCGAGCGACCGCCCCGCGACGACTCGCCGTTTG harbors:
- a CDS encoding GNAT family protein, yielding MIEGTTVNLRAPDMSDLERNHRWINDREVARYLGGQARYLMSMAAEEAWMRGVCEQLQSYDRVFLAIETKDGRHIGNTNFFGAIPEQRRAELGIMIGEKECWSQGFGTDALRTLVRFGFDEMNFNRIVLQVFSYNPRAIACYRKLGFVEEVRMRQDMWHEGAYHDTIVMGLLRDEYFARDKEPAR
- a CDS encoding GNAT family protein, giving the protein MIEGKLINLRAIDLSDVDRYLAWFNDPEVTRYLQRRYQMSRLAEETWLRERGTQQMSYGSGGNFAIETKDGVHIGSVGFHYVNPENRKATLGITIGDKEYWSKGYGTDAMLTMLRFGFEEMNLRRIDLSVDEDNERAIACYRRCGFVEEGRLREERYSRGTYRDQLWMGVLREEFHSLHGVGSETREE
- a CDS encoding crotonase/enoyl-CoA hydratase family protein, which codes for MEFETILYEKDGGKARITLNRPEKLNALSMKLQREVNSALWEADNDADVHVIILKAAGRAFCAGYDLTPMQSPPRQGDKDETYTNVYRGMASMDDDIWQLERQQRERMAIWEIHKPVIAQVHGYCLAGGTDLALLCDLVVVADDAVIGFPPVRAMGSPPAHMWTYLVGPQWAKYMLLTGDSIDGRKAAEIGLVLKSVPADRLEAEVEAIASKMEKIDVELLSPNKRIVNVALELMGARTIQRMAAENDGRAHQAPAVKEFARLAMTRGLKAALEWRDSKFGDGRGTEDYQQRRSQQEAKLKD
- a CDS encoding radical SAM protein — translated: MPDVIFEEIECKSAVNRVAAGNMPFRWTLNPYRGCQHACTYCFARGTHEYLGYDSGRDFETRVVVKVNAPEMLRNDLSRESWRRELIAVGTACDPYQPAELKYSLTHRLLKVLRDAANPASIITKSPFIVRDADVLESLSQVAELTVNFSISTLDEEIWKRIEPSTARPQKRLEAMNLLTERGVRCGVLLAPVLPGLTDDPQSLEQVVEAAREHGASFVHDNVLYLKPGTKEWFMPFLREAYPHLSEQYAKYYRGAYAPKTYTQDVHRTVQDLRKKYDLLTPRHVAPSAGQLQLAM
- the holA gene encoding DNA polymerase III subunit delta — translated: MIHLFFGEDDYRVRGAVRELCDRIAASDDMLQSNTTVLDGRETSPQELLSHATAVPFLASNRLVIVEGLLRALGEIKGGRRKKVKDDDPMAPWRDVIVTLGDKAAVPETTTLVFVEGELTKTNVAFSMIAPIARAVEFAALGKNELAPWIDAEAKRRGVKLAPRAITALAQLIGPDLWMLSNELEKLGAYAAGEIVEQETVAELVSAARESRIWDLTDAVVAGDERKALAALSRLLVEGQAAPILAFMVVRQFRQIVLVKDLRERRLRQDEVARQSGVPGFRVEAVGALASRYSWPTLRAAYALLLEADLSVKRGLQDDESSLQLMVHELCALAPRASGRRAHSR
- a CDS encoding ABC transporter ATP-binding protein, which encodes MDEILRIEDVRVYYHERERTIKAVDGVDLTLRRGETLAIVGESGCGKTTIALAALDLVPKPGAIESGHVFFDGRDVLTLPAGELRAVRGRRISMIFQDPQSGLNPVLNIGSQVEEMIRTHLSVPKRESRRMAAEALRRQGLSDVDRLMDSYPFQLSGGMCQRVMIAIATVLHPDIIIADEPTSALDVTVQAGILRELNELKRNLGASIILITHDLGVVAQMADEMAVMYAGRIVEQGNVREVFARPTHPYTSALLAARPRLDNERQPLQPIRGAPPDLAELSGECAFLPRCSKAVVACRTQPWPALAAGPGGHAVACYNPMFHPVST
- the lexA gene encoding transcriptional repressor LexA codes for the protein MKGLSAKQQGILEFMRRFIDEHDYPPSIRDIQVGCDISSTSVVDYNLKALERMGFIRRDREVSRAIELLDRGSRRPRTVPVPIIGTIAAGQPIPVPTSDTWQQIDYDTVFDATEDLTKGKEHVFALRVRGTSMIDALVNDGDIVILEQTSSCDDGDMVAAWLRQENEATLKKFYREGDRVRLQPANSTMKPIFTSADNVEIQGKVLATIGKRD
- the rpsL gene encoding 30S ribosomal protein S12 — encoded protein: MPTINQLVRKGRKKSTKKTKAPALRFTYNSLKNRTVRGKGSPQKRGVCTQVRTMTPKKPNSALRKIARVRLTNHIEVTAYIPGEGHSLQEHSVVLIRGGRVKDLPGVRYHIIRGALDAQGVANRKRGRSKYGTRKA
- the rpsG gene encoding 30S ribosomal protein S7, which gives rise to MPRRAKVPKREILPDMKYGSRTITMFVNKVMERGKKSTAERIMYDALERIEQSTRRNPMDTFDAALRNATPTIEVKPRRVGGATYQVPVDIRAERRMALAIRWLLRSARSRGGRSMAERLAAELMDAAQGQGATIKKKDDTHRMAEANRAFVHYRW